The Endozoicomonas montiporae CL-33 genome contains a region encoding:
- a CDS encoding NYN domain-containing protein produces the protein MDVPHTHIALFLDTENLAGWLKHNGVEHLIDELSEFGLVTIRQAFGNWGGPNLQGFQDHLNEQGFDFVHTFHPVSGKNSADIAMTIEVMKVAQTSLDVDWFVLATGDSDFSPLFREIRSLGKHVVGVGPHSPLSESVKRFCARYFYTDQQNSHRTICPPGLEGAIHLTRSVLQESEQPLNCSVLKNRILSVDEHFDEKRYGFSSFSEFIQAINGVDTRRYGDHQVLCARLSKRS, from the coding sequence ATGGACGTTCCTCACACTCATATTGCCTTGTTTCTTGATACTGAAAACCTCGCTGGCTGGTTGAAGCATAACGGAGTCGAGCACCTGATAGATGAGTTATCAGAGTTTGGTCTGGTTACCATACGCCAAGCCTTTGGTAACTGGGGTGGTCCAAACCTTCAGGGGTTTCAAGACCATTTGAACGAACAAGGATTTGATTTTGTTCATACCTTTCACCCAGTATCCGGAAAGAACTCGGCAGATATTGCGATGACTATTGAAGTTATGAAGGTGGCACAGACGAGTCTGGATGTGGACTGGTTTGTTCTGGCGACCGGTGATTCGGACTTTTCTCCCTTGTTCCGCGAAATTCGTTCTTTAGGAAAGCATGTTGTCGGTGTCGGACCACATTCGCCATTGAGTGAATCTGTTAAACGCTTTTGTGCACGCTATTTTTATACAGATCAGCAAAACAGTCATCGAACCATCTGTCCACCGGGTCTTGAAGGGGCGATTCATCTTACCCGAAGTGTCCTTCAGGAGTCAGAACAACCGCTGAATTGTTCCGTTTTGAAGAACAGGATTCTATCCGTTGACGAGCATTTTGATGAGAAAAGGTATGGCTTTTCATCATTTTCCGAGTTCATACAGGCAATCAATGGAGTAGACACCCGGAGGTATGGTGATCATCAGGTGCTTTGCGCCCGTCTCAGCAAACGCAGCTGA
- a CDS encoding transposase, whose amino-acid sequence MAKPIQKNCTHLTASHLIKEVTDCLVDIPDHRPNHCKNGIPFGNFAKSAFAMMQMKMPSMLRFDSQREDPVQAHNLETLFDVVNGRVPSDTRMREVLDQLSPHWFQKPYKKIFSRFQRSGHLQKFEFHIGHLKNHYLLAIDGTQTFFSGKLHCDDCCVKNQGKANEAYYHQLMGGCIVHPDQKVVIPLAPEAIVRQDGCTKNDCEKSALKRFLANVKKDHPYLKLIIVLDGLYADGPTIRLIKSYGWHYIIIAKDGNHGSLIEAVDELDKQGKVARCLKTDPVTGIKYWYRFTNDVPLNKSNPVEHVNVLDFVETDKKGDRHTWSWITDIPLTEKTIEALMKGGRCRWHIENQTFNTLKKQDYHLEHNYGHGEQHLATNLAYLTVLAFLVDQLQQLGSPEFQKALKERTRGVRIHLWELMKGYFQTWLIKTWEGLFDAIISRTVAGIVPYDSS is encoded by the coding sequence ATGGCCAAGCCCATTCAAAAAAATTGCACGCACCTGACTGCCAGCCACCTTATTAAAGAGGTTACTGACTGTCTGGTTGACATTCCCGATCACCGACCTAATCACTGCAAGAATGGCATTCCCTTTGGCAACTTTGCCAAGTCCGCTTTTGCCATGATGCAAATGAAAATGCCGTCCATGCTCCGCTTTGATAGCCAAAGGGAAGACCCTGTCCAGGCTCACAATCTGGAAACCCTGTTTGATGTCGTCAATGGCAGAGTTCCCAGTGACACCCGGATGCGAGAAGTACTTGACCAGCTTTCTCCACACTGGTTTCAGAAGCCTTACAAAAAAATCTTCTCACGCTTTCAGCGTTCGGGGCACCTGCAGAAGTTTGAGTTTCACATCGGCCACCTTAAAAACCATTATTTGCTGGCCATTGATGGTACACAAACCTTCTTCTCCGGAAAGCTACACTGCGACGACTGCTGCGTAAAAAATCAGGGCAAAGCCAATGAGGCTTATTATCACCAGCTGATGGGCGGTTGCATTGTCCACCCCGACCAGAAAGTCGTTATACCATTGGCTCCCGAAGCTATTGTACGACAGGATGGTTGTACCAAGAACGACTGTGAAAAGAGTGCCCTTAAGCGCTTTCTTGCCAACGTAAAAAAAGACCACCCCTACCTGAAACTGATTATCGTACTGGATGGCTTGTATGCTGACGGACCAACTATCCGCCTGATCAAGAGTTACGGCTGGCATTACATTATCATTGCGAAAGACGGCAATCACGGCTCGCTGATTGAAGCTGTAGATGAACTGGATAAGCAAGGAAAAGTGGCACGTTGCCTCAAAACTGACCCGGTGACTGGCATCAAGTACTGGTATCGTTTTACTAACGATGTGCCCCTCAACAAGTCTAACCCCGTTGAGCATGTCAACGTGCTGGATTTTGTTGAGACGGACAAAAAAGGTGATCGTCACACCTGGAGTTGGATCACTGACATACCTCTGACAGAAAAGACCATTGAAGCCCTGATGAAAGGAGGACGATGCCGATGGCACATTGAAAACCAAACGTTCAATACCCTGAAGAAACAAGACTACCACCTTGAGCACAACTACGGGCACGGTGAACAGCACCTTGCCACCAATCTGGCTTACCTGACGGTACTGGCCTTTCTGGTTGACCAGCTGCAACAACTGGGCAGCCCGGAGTTTCAAAAAGCCCTGAAAGAACGAACGCGAGGTGTACGAATACATCTGTGGGAGTTGATGAAAGGTTATTTCCAGACCTGGCTGATCAAAACCTGGGAAGGGTTGTTTGATGCCATCATTAGCCGTACCGTCGCGGGAATAGTGCCTTACGACAGTTCATAA
- a CDS encoding ISNCY family transposase (programmed frameshift): MRQTINPQMQLGEVDISAITFNPKSRDDIPRLLRGLQHIWITPDLRHRVFQVLENMIPASRQNGRPGMDLWNILVFGTLRLVTNCDYYRLQELANEHGTLRKMLGHGPYCTHSYHIQTLQDNISLFTPEILDQINQVTVDAGHQLVKKKDEPLHGRADSFVVKTDVHFPTDISLLSDACRKSIEFASALSNQYQLPGWRQSKYLKDQHRKRYNKARNLKHSSANCELKQQQRQHDIEMAHLEYIKYSLSIVRKAETTLSLLLKKQPDEPRLENLKYHIAHSRHQINLIYRRVIEHEQIPHNEKVFSIFEPHTEWISKGKAGTPVELGLRVCVLQDQFGFTLHHQVMQKQTDDQVTVPMAEAAKKRFPTLSQVSYDKGFWSPGNLEKLEVLLERPVLPKKGRLSANDKKRESHPEFIRARRKHSAVESDINALEANGLDKCPDKGIEGFERYVALAVVASNLKRLGKILLTRDRQ; encoded by the exons ATGCGCCAAACCATCAACCCACAAATGCAGTTGGGCGAAGTTGATATCTCTGCCATCACGTTTAATCCCAAGTCCAGAGACGACATTCCCCGTCTGCTTCGGGGCCTGCAACATATCTGGATAACACCTGATCTGCGACACAGGGTTTTTCAGGTGCTTGAGAACATGATTCCTGCCAGTCGGCAAAATGGTCGTCCCGGTATGGACCTCTGGAACATTCTGGTTTTCGGCACTCTGCGCCTTGTCACTAATTGTGACTATTACCGCTTGCAAGAGTTGGCTAATGAACATGGGACATTACGGAAAATGCTCGGTCACGGCCCATATTGTACCCATTCCTACCACATACAAACATTGCAGGATAACATCAGCCTCTTCACACCGGAGATACTGGATCAGATTAACCAGGTCACGGTGGATGCAGGTCACCAGCTGGTTAAAAAAA AAGATGAGCCGCTACATGGCCGTGCCGATTCCTTCGTAGTCAAAACCGATGTCCATTTCCCCACGGATATCAGCCTTCTGAGCGACGCTTGCCGTAAAAGCATTGAGTTTGCATCCGCTCTCTCCAATCAGTACCAGCTTCCGGGCTGGCGTCAGAGCAAATATCTTAAAGACCAGCATCGCAAACGCTACAACAAGGCTCGAAACCTGAAGCATTCCAGCGCAAACTGTGAACTGAAACAACAGCAGCGGCAGCACGACATTGAAATGGCTCACCTTGAGTACATAAAGTACAGCCTTTCAATTGTCCGCAAAGCTGAAACGACCTTGTCCTTGCTGTTGAAAAAACAACCGGATGAGCCAAGGCTGGAAAACCTCAAATACCACATAGCCCACAGCCGTCACCAGATAAACCTGATTTACCGACGGGTGATAGAACATGAGCAGATTCCCCATAATGAGAAGGTGTTCTCAATCTTTGAGCCTCATACAGAATGGATCAGCAAAGGCAAAGCCGGAACTCCGGTTGAACTGGGGTTACGGGTCTGCGTGTTGCAGGATCAGTTCGGTTTTACTTTGCATCATCAGGTCATGCAAAAACAAACAGACGACCAGGTTACAGTACCTATGGCCGAGGCTGCCAAAAAGCGGTTCCCGACATTAAGCCAGGTGAGCTACGACAAAGGCTTCTGGAGTCCGGGCAATCTTGAAAAGTTGGAAGTTCTTCTGGAACGCCCGGTTCTCCCCAAGAAAGGGAGGCTGTCGGCCAATGATAAAAAACGGGAATCCCACCCGGAGTTTATCCGGGCAAGAAGAAAACACTCAGCTGTTGAATCCGATATCAATGCACTGGAAGCGAATGGTCTCGACAAATGCCCGGATAAAGGGATAGAAGGCTTTGAGCGCTATGTCGCACTGGCTGTTGTCGCCAGCAACCTGAAACGGCTGGGTAAAATTCTGCTGACCAGAGATCGTCAGTAG
- the ltrA gene encoding group II intron reverse transcriptase/maturase, with translation MLRGLWKPAPVRRVLIPKPDGGERKLGIPTALDRMVQQAIQQVLQAEWEPRFSSYSYGFRPQRSAHQAISQAQSYIKDGYDWVVDIDLSKFFDRVNHDRLMAKLAEHIQDKDVLRLIHRFLKSGVMENGLSKPQTEGVPQGGPLSPVLSNIVLDELDKTLEKRGLRFVRYADDCRVFVKSKKAGERVMASLVKLIEGKMKLKVNRTKSAVDRAWKRAFLGYSFTRDGRKTLAAKSCKRFKDKIRQLTRKGGRSLEQRLEGLNRYLQGWKNYFREIETCTEFEHFDCWIRRRLRSLLWYQWKRSPKRYKELRKQGISDKLTRQTVASGKGHWRMSRSPALHMALPNSWFDGLGLIRLLAA, from the coding sequence TTGCTGAGAGGGTTGTGGAAACCAGCTCCGGTAAGAAGAGTTCTGATCCCCAAACCGGATGGTGGAGAGCGAAAGTTGGGCATTCCAACAGCTCTTGATCGAATGGTGCAGCAGGCAATACAGCAAGTATTACAGGCAGAATGGGAGCCACGGTTCTCGTCTTACAGCTATGGATTCAGACCGCAGAGGTCAGCACATCAGGCTATCAGTCAGGCTCAGTCGTATATAAAGGATGGTTACGACTGGGTGGTTGATATTGATTTGTCGAAGTTCTTTGATCGAGTCAATCATGATCGACTGATGGCAAAGCTGGCAGAGCATATACAGGACAAGGATGTATTGCGTTTGATTCATCGATTCCTGAAGTCCGGAGTGATGGAAAATGGACTGTCAAAACCGCAAACGGAAGGTGTGCCACAAGGAGGGCCGCTGTCTCCTGTGCTCTCAAACATAGTATTGGACGAACTCGACAAAACGCTTGAAAAACGAGGGTTACGGTTTGTTCGATACGCAGACGACTGTCGTGTGTTTGTTAAAAGTAAGAAGGCAGGCGAAAGGGTGATGGCAAGTCTGGTTAAGCTGATCGAAGGTAAAATGAAGCTAAAGGTCAATCGTACAAAGAGTGCGGTAGATCGTGCATGGAAGCGCGCATTTCTGGGATACAGTTTTACCCGAGACGGTAGGAAAACCCTTGCGGCAAAGAGCTGCAAGCGTTTCAAAGATAAAATCAGACAGCTAACCCGAAAGGGAGGGCGATCCCTTGAACAGAGGTTGGAAGGACTCAACAGATACTTGCAGGGTTGGAAGAACTACTTCCGGGAAATAGAAACCTGCACAGAGTTTGAGCACTTTGATTGCTGGATAAGAAGGCGATTAAGAAGTTTACTCTGGTATCAATGGAAAAGGAGCCCAAAGCGGTACAAGGAACTGCGAAAGCAGGGAATCAGTGACAAACTGACAAGGCAAACGGTAGCTTCAGGAAAAGGGCACTGGCGAATGAGCCGGAGTCCAGCTCTACATATGGCGCTACCGAATAGTTGGTTTGACGGGTTAGGATTGATCAGGTTGTTGGCTGCTTAA